The Pseudomonadota bacterium genome has a segment encoding these proteins:
- a CDS encoding zinc-dependent alcohol dehydrogenase family protein has protein sequence MRAMILNRICNISENKHPLELTDLPIPVPKEDEILIRVSTCGVCHTELDEIEGRTPPPRFPVVPGHQIVGKIEKTGEKVKKLKAGDRVGVGWIHSACGTCRFCLEGDENLCIQFEATGRDVNGGYAEYAAVPEKFAYMIPDIFSDIEAAPLLCAGAIGYRSIRLTGIKNGDTLGLIGFGASAHIVLQMAQYKYPKSKIFVFARSDGERTFARELGAHWSGDIEDEPPEQLRCAIDTTPVWKPILEGLRHLERGGRLVINAIRKEEIDKETLLDLDYPGHLWLEKEIKSVANVAGRDISEFLELAAKIPIKPEVQEYMLEDANTALVELKERKIRGAKVLRIGET, from the coding sequence ATGAGAGCAATGATATTGAACAGGATATGCAACATCAGTGAAAACAAGCATCCCCTTGAATTAACGGATTTGCCCATCCCTGTGCCGAAGGAAGATGAAATCCTTATCCGGGTATCTACCTGCGGCGTCTGCCATACCGAACTTGATGAGATTGAGGGCAGAACTCCCCCGCCCCGATTTCCTGTTGTCCCTGGACACCAGATTGTGGGAAAAATAGAGAAAACAGGTGAAAAGGTAAAAAAACTGAAAGCAGGCGACAGGGTGGGCGTCGGATGGATCCACTCTGCCTGCGGAACATGCAGGTTCTGTCTTGAAGGCGATGAAAACCTCTGCATACAGTTTGAAGCCACGGGCAGGGATGTTAACGGAGGATATGCCGAGTATGCCGCTGTCCCTGAAAAATTCGCCTACATGATCCCCGATATATTTTCCGATATAGAGGCGGCTCCGCTTTTATGCGCCGGCGCAATCGGGTACCGGTCGATACGGCTCACAGGCATTAAAAACGGCGACACCCTCGGGCTCATAGGATTCGGCGCATCTGCCCATATTGTCCTGCAGATGGCGCAATACAAGTACCCGAAATCAAAGATATTTGTCTTTGCCCGCAGTGACGGGGAACGTACCTTTGCACGGGAACTCGGCGCTCACTGGTCAGGCGACATTGAAGACGAACCACCGGAACAACTTCGTTGTGCCATTGATACAACCCCGGTCTGGAAACCGATCTTGGAGGGATTAAGGCATCTTGAGAGGGGCGGTCGGCTTGTCATTAATGCGATACGAAAGGAGGAGATAGACAAGGAAACTCTTCTCGATCTTGACTATCCGGGCCATCTCTGGCTTGAGAAAGAGATAAAAAGCGTTGCCAATGTGGCAGGCAGGGATATCAGCGAATTTCTTGAATTGGCGGCAAAAATACCAATCAAACCGGAGGTGCAGGAATACATGCTTGAAGATGCCAACACAGCTCTCGTCGAACTCAAGGAAAGAAAGATTCGCGGGGCAAAGGTGCTGAGAATCGGCGAAACATAG
- a CDS encoding PAS domain S-box protein: protein MEDKNKNKERLIKELSELRQRIAELEKAETRRERTEQALQESENKFREMAEKSLAGMYIVQDGLFRYVNARFAEVHGLTVNEIIDKKGPINLVLPEDWPRVKENMHKRLSGEIESLNFEFRILAKNGDIKNVEAYTTRIMYQGKPAIIGTLLDITERKKAIEALQDERKTLFTILEHQPVGIALIDKSGKYQYLNPEFTNITGYNLQDITIGTGWFEKAYPDPEYRRKVIDAWKTDRLHEGGKGADIEFIITCKNGQTKCIEFRTTHLKDYSITALTDITGQKRAEEDREKLQAQLLQSQKIESIGQLAGGIAHDFNNIISAIMGYGDILKMKMDKDDPRRMYLEHILTSSEKAAGLTQNLLAFSRKQVIELKPYKVNTLIKAMETLLKRLLTEDIDLEVILENTDVTIMADKTQIDQVLMNLTTNARDAMPKGGRLVIETKKVKADTEFLQMQGYDKSGEYALILVKDTGIGMDKKTKEHIYDPFFTTKEVGRGTGLGLSMVYGIIKQHNGFIDTYSDQGVGTTFCIFIPAIKTIKDEEKNGILEVKGGTETILIAEDNTELRTLATMVLGMAGYTVIEAVDGEDALRSFFEHKDEIDLLLFDVVMPKKNGKEAYEEIKKINPDIKVLFTSGYTGDVVIDKGVQDKTVNFIQKPLTSYDLLNKIREILDAQVSC, encoded by the coding sequence ATGGAAGATAAAAACAAGAACAAAGAGCGGCTTATCAAAGAATTGTCTGAATTGCGCCAACGTATTGCTGAACTTGAAAAAGCAGAAACCAGGAGAGAGCGGACAGAACAGGCCCTGCAGGAATCGGAGAACAAGTTCAGGGAGATGGCAGAGAAATCGCTTGCCGGGATGTATATTGTTCAGGATGGCCTATTCAGATATGTTAACGCAAGGTTCGCTGAAGTACATGGTTTAACAGTCAATGAAATTATAGACAAAAAAGGACCGATAAACCTGGTCTTGCCCGAAGACTGGCCCAGGGTAAAAGAAAATATGCATAAAAGGCTGTCAGGAGAAATCGAATCCCTTAATTTTGAATTCAGAATACTTGCAAAAAACGGCGATATAAAAAATGTTGAAGCATACACTACACGTATTATGTATCAAGGGAAACCGGCAATTATAGGGACGCTTCTCGATATAACAGAGCGGAAAAAAGCTATAGAAGCCCTGCAGGATGAGAGAAAAACCCTTTTTACCATCCTCGAACACCAGCCTGTCGGCATTGCGCTCATAGATAAAAGCGGTAAATATCAGTACCTCAACCCGGAATTTACCAATATTACCGGTTACAACCTTCAGGATATTACTATCGGGACAGGCTGGTTCGAGAAGGCATATCCTGATCCGGAATACAGGAGAAAAGTTATTGATGCATGGAAAACAGACAGATTACACGAAGGAGGCAAGGGCGCCGATATAGAGTTCATCATTACCTGTAAGAATGGGCAGACCAAGTGTATAGAATTCAGAACAACGCATTTGAAAGATTACAGCATTACCGCTCTGACGGATATAACCGGGCAGAAACGGGCAGAGGAAGATAGGGAAAAACTGCAAGCCCAGCTTCTCCAATCACAAAAAATAGAGTCTATCGGTCAACTTGCCGGCGGCATTGCCCATGACTTCAATAATATCATTTCTGCTATTATGGGGTATGGGGATATCTTAAAGATGAAGATGGACAAGGATGATCCGAGAAGGATGTATCTGGAACACATACTCACATCATCAGAAAAGGCTGCAGGTCTTACCCAGAACCTTTTGGCCTTCAGCAGGAAACAGGTAATAGAGCTTAAGCCTTACAAGGTTAATACCCTTATAAAGGCAATGGAAACACTGTTAAAGAGACTCTTAACAGAAGACATAGATTTGGAAGTAATACTTGAAAATACAGATGTTACCATTATGGCCGACAAAACACAGATAGACCAGGTATTGATGAATCTTACCACAAACGCACGTGATGCTATGCCAAAAGGAGGCAGGTTAGTTATCGAAACAAAAAAGGTAAAAGCGGATACCGAATTTCTGCAGATGCAGGGATATGACAAATCTGGCGAATATGCCCTGATATTGGTAAAAGATACCGGCATTGGCATGGATAAAAAGACAAAAGAGCACATATACGACCCCTTCTTCACCACAAAGGAGGTAGGCAGGGGTACAGGGCTCGGCCTCTCTATGGTATACGGCATTATCAAGCAGCATAACGGGTTTATTGATACATACAGTGACCAGGGCGTGGGTACAACGTTTTGTATATTCATCCCGGCAATAAAAACAATAAAAGACGAAGAGAAAAACGGGATTCTGGAGGTTAAGGGCGGTACAGAAACAATCCTTATAGCTGAGGATAATACTGAATTACGAACCCTTGCCACGATGGTGCTCGGCATGGCAGGCTATACCGTCATTGAGGCCGTTGATGGAGAGGATGCCCTCCGGAGTTTTTTTGAACATAAAGATGAAATAGACCTTCTTCTCTTCGATGTTGTTATGCCCAAAAAGAACGGGAAAGAGGCATATGAGGAGATAAAGAAGATTAATCCCGACATCAAGGTGCTCTTCACCAGCGGCTATACCGGCGATGTTGTTATTGATAAAGGGGTTCAAGATAAAACAGTTAACTTTATTCAAAAACCATTAACATCGTACGATTTGTTAAATAAAATAAGGGAAATACTGGATGCACAGGTCTCTTGCTGA
- a CDS encoding phosphoribosylaminoimidazolesuccinocarboxamide synthase, whose amino-acid sequence MDTDKTLRETNFAEIGVPKKGKVRDIYDLGDRLLIVTTDRLSAFDVVLPTGITDKGRVLTKLSGFWFHEMEDIISNHILETDVEKYPEPLKKYGGQLKDRSMIVKKAKVIPVECVVRGYLAGSGWNDYKEKGNICGIPLTKGLRESSKLEMPIFTPTTKADEGHDMSITYNETIDLIGEAVAKKLRDTSISIYEKACKIAEEKGVIIADTKFEFGMLDGEMIVIDEMLTPDSSRFWSIKGYQPGKPQDSYDKQIVRDYLNTLDWNKKYPGPELPAEIVDKTQARYVEILRILTGKGL is encoded by the coding sequence ATGGATACGGACAAAACTTTAAGGGAAACTAATTTTGCTGAGATAGGTGTTCCCAAAAAAGGGAAGGTCAGGGATATATATGATCTGGGTGATAGGCTTTTAATCGTTACCACCGACAGGTTATCCGCCTTCGATGTGGTTTTACCTACCGGCATCACTGATAAAGGCAGGGTTTTAACAAAGCTTTCCGGGTTCTGGTTTCATGAGATGGAAGATATTATCAGTAACCATATACTGGAGACGGATGTTGAAAAATATCCCGAGCCTTTGAAAAAGTATGGTGGACAACTGAAAGACCGGAGCATGATCGTTAAGAAAGCAAAGGTGATACCCGTTGAGTGTGTGGTCAGGGGATACCTTGCAGGCTCGGGATGGAACGATTATAAGGAAAAAGGGAATATTTGCGGAATACCGTTGACCAAAGGCCTCCGGGAATCATCAAAACTGGAGATGCCTATTTTTACACCAACCACAAAGGCTGATGAAGGCCACGATATGAGCATTACCTATAATGAAACAATTGATCTGATAGGTGAAGCGGTGGCAAAAAAACTGAGAGATACAAGTATAAGCATATATGAAAAGGCATGCAAAATTGCCGAAGAGAAGGGTGTTATAATAGCAGACACAAAGTTCGAGTTCGGCATGCTGGACGGAGAAATGATAGTTATAGACGAGATGTTGACCCCTGACTCATCGAGGTTCTGGTCGATAAAAGGTTATCAACCGGGAAAACCTCAGGACAGCTATGATAAACAGATTGTGAGAGATTATCTTAATACGCTCGACTGGAACAAAAAATATCCAGGTCCGGAACTGCCGGCCGAAATAGTCGACAAGACACAGGCACGATACGTGGAGATACTCCGGATACTGACAGGAAAAGGCTTATGA